In Dioscorea cayenensis subsp. rotundata cultivar TDr96_F1 chromosome 9, TDr96_F1_v2_PseudoChromosome.rev07_lg8_w22 25.fasta, whole genome shotgun sequence, a genomic segment contains:
- the LOC120269500 gene encoding enolase 1, chloroplastic gives MAALSQSYHILNGSLPTTFRSRSRRPSIRASIATPSTAAAATTVKDSTLQSLKARQIIDSRGNPTVEVDLVAGGRVYRSAVPSGASTGIYEALELRDEDKAVYGGKGVMKAVRNINNVLALKLVGVDVRNQSDVDAIMLELDGTSNKSNLGANAILGVSLSVCRAGAGVKGIPLYKHIQEISGTKELVMPVPAFNVINGGSHAGNNLAMQEFMILPVGAASFAEALRMGSEVYHILKGIIKAKYGQDACNVGDEGGFAPNVQDNREGLVLVMDAIEKAGYSGKIKIGMDVAASEFFMKDGRYDLDFKKKPNDGSYVRTAQSLGELYKEFIRDFPIVSIEDPFDQDDWGCWASLQSSVDIQLVGDDLLVTNPKRIAEAIQKKACNGLLLKVSISMSSF, from the exons atggCGGCTCTCTCCCAATCCTACCACATCCTCAATGGCTCCCTCCCCACTACCTTCCGCTCTAGATCCCGCCGACCCTCCATCCGTGCCTCCATTGCCACACCTTCtaccgccgccgccgccacgACTGTGAAGGATTCCACTTTGCAGTCTTTGAAGGCGCGTCAGATCATTGATAGCAGGGGGAACCCGACCGTCGAGGTTGATCTTGTTGCTGGTGGTCGTGTTTATCGCTCTGCCGTGCCTAGCGGAGCTTCGACTGGGATATATGAGGCGCTTGAGCTGAGGGATGAGGATAAAGCGGTTTATGGGGGAAAGGGTGTGATGAAGGCTGTTAGAAATATCAATAATGTTCTGGCTCTGAAGCTCGTCGGGGTTGATGTCAG GAACCAGTCTGATGTTGATGCAATCATGCTCGAATTAGATGGCACTTCTAACAAATCAAACCTGGGTGCCAATGCTATCCTTGGAGTATCCCTAAGTGTTTGTAGGGCTGGGGCTGGAGTTAAGGGAATTCCTTTGTATAAGCATATTCAGGAAATTTCTGGAACAAAAGAACTTGTTATGCCAGTTCCTGCCTTCAATGTGATAAATGGTGGCAGTCATGCTGGGAACAATTTGGCAATGCAAGAGTTTATGATATTGCCAGTGGGTGCAGCTTCATTTGCTGAGGCACTCCGCATGGGAAGTGAAG TATATCACATTCTGAAGGGCATTATCAAGGCCAAGTATGGGCAAGATGCATGCAATGTTGGAGATGAAGGTGGTTTTGCTCCCAATGTCCAGGATAACAGGGAGGGTTTGGTCCTGGTTATGGATGCAATTGAAAAGGCTGGTTACTCTGGAAAG ATCAAAATTGGGATGGATGTTGCAGCTTCAGAATTCTTTATGAAGGATGGAAGGTATGATTTAGATTTTAAGAAGAAGCCAAATGATGGTTCTTATGTTCGCACAGCTCAAAGCCTTGGCGAACTGTATAAAGAATTCATTAGAGACTTCCCCATTGTTTCCATTGAGGATCCTTTTGATCAAGATGACTGGGGTTGTTGGGCATCACTTCAATCTTCTGTTGATATTCAACTTGTGGGGGATGATTTATTGGTCACCAATCCAAAGAGGATAGCAGAGGCAATTCAGAAGAAGGCTTGCAACGGATTGCTGTTAAAGGTGAGTATCTCAATGTCTTCTTTCTAA